DNA from Comamonas serinivorans:
CCTGCAGGTCATGCGCGACATGCGCGCGCACGACATCGACATGCTGACCATCGGCCAGTACCTGGCGCCCAGCAACAGCCACCTGCCGGTGCAGCGCTACGTGCACCCGGACACCTTCAAGATGTTCGAGGAAGAGGCCTACCAGATGGGCTTCTCGCACGCCGCCGTCGGGGCCATGGTGCGCTCCAGCTACCACGCCGATCAGCAGGCGCACGCCGCCGGCGTCTTGGCCTGAGCCTCGGGTTGCGCTCGTCACCCGCCCTGGCAGGCAGGGTGTAAGAGGGCGCAGCCGCAAGCATGAGCGTGTGTGCGGCATGGGCCGGTCACACAGGTTGGCCCGCACCTGCGGTCAGTTGAGGGCGGGCAAGGTCCAATGGCCTGGGTTCAGCGCCAGGCGTCACGCTTCCCGAGTTGAGAGCCGACCGCCAAAGCAGGCGCAACTGTCGGAGAGCGCACCTGATTGGGGAGCACAAGCGTCCAACATCGACGCGTCGCAGGGACAGTGCTTGGCGTGGGTCACGTCGCTTGGCCTGGCAATGTCAGAATGCCGGCCTTCACGGTTTCCCTTTTTCTGCAGAACGCTCGACCATGACAACTGTGCTGGTGGCCAATCCCAAAGGTGGCGTGGGCAAGACCACGCTGTCGACCAACATCGCGTCGTACTGGGCCAGTCGCGGCCGTCAGGTGATGCTGGGTGATCTGGACAAGCAGGAGTCCTCGGCGCTGTGGCTGTCACTGCGCCCGGCGACGGCGGCGCCCATCCAGGCCTGGCGCCGCTCCAGCGACGGCAAGGTGCTGCGTCCGCCGCCGGGCACCACGCACGCGGTGCTTGACTCGCCCGCAGGCCTGCACGGCAAGCGCCTGCGCGAGGTGCTGGAACAGGTGCAGAAGGTGGTGGTGCCCATCCAGCCCAGCATCTTCGACATCTACGCCACGCGCGACTTCCTCCACGAACTCGTGGGCGAGCTGGGCAAGCGCAAGGCCATCGTGCGCCTGGTGGGCATGCGGGTGGACAGCCGCACCGTGGCCGCGGAGCGCCTGCAGGAGTTCATCGCCATGCTGGACCTGAACTGGGTCACCAACCTGCGCGACACGCAGCTGTATGTGCAGCTTGCGGCCCAGGGCCTGGGCCTGTTCGACGTGCAGGGGGAGCGCTACGAGCGCGACCGGGCCCAGTGGGCGCCGCTCGCCGCCTGGCTGGATGCCTGAGGTCTGATGAGTCAAGGGGGTATAGGCCAGTTGCCGTTGTTCATTAAACGGAAATCGACCCATACTCCCCAATTTTCAATGGGAAGGAACGAGGAACTTGAGGGTTCAGCGGTTCGCCGTCCAATCCAGGCGGCCGCTCAGCGCCAGAGCTGCTGCAGCTTGGTCAGGTCCTGGTCAAAGCGCGCGTTGATGCGCGTGGCTTCGGCCTTCTGGTTGGCGATGGACAGGCGCTGGGCCTCCAGGGCGCTGTCGTTGATGTCGAACTTGCGCCGCAACTCGGCGGGCGCCCGGCTGGGGTCCTTGACGTAGAACTCCATCTCCTGGTCGAGCTTCTTGCGGTCTGCCATCAGGCCGGCGATGCGCTGCTCGGCGGCCTGGACGGCGTCGGTCGGCAGCTTCAGGGCTTCAACGCGGGCGGCATCGAACGTGGGGCGGTTGGGGTAGCGCGAGAGCAGGGCGCGTTCGGCCGCCCGTTCGCGCTGGGCTGCACGCACCTTCTCCAGCTCGACGCGGCGTGTTTCTTCTTGCGCCTGCAGCTCTTTGGCCGTGGCCCGGGGCGGAATGATGCGCACCGTGCCCGTGGCCGAAATCTCTCGCTGCTCGCGGTCCATGCAGGCGGCGATGAGGCGGTCCGAGGTGAGCTTGCGGCCCGACGCGTCGATGCAGGTGTAGGCATTGCTCGACGTCGTCGGCTGGCCCGGGGGCGCTGCCTCGACCCAGCTGGCACACGCCAGCAAGCCGCCCAGCACGGTCAGCCTGCTGCCCCCCATCATGCGTGAACCCCATGCGCTCATCATGCCTCGCTCGTCATCCGGTTGCGCCGTAGCGGCTGCGGTAGGCCTCGACCCGGCCCAGGTGTTGCAGCGCATCCGGCATGGCGCCATCTTGCAGGTAGCGGATGACGTCGTCCAGTTGGGAAATCGTGACCACCTCCAGCCCCAGCTGCTGGCGGACATACTGCACGGCGCTGTGGTCCACATCGCGGCCATTTTCGGTGGCTTTTTCCTGGCGGTCGATGGCCACGGCGACGGCGTGGGGCGTGGCGCCGGCTTCCTGAATCAGGGCAATCGATTCACGCACGGCCGTGCCGGCCGACATCACGTCGTCCACGATCAGGACCTTGCCGCGCAGAGGCGCGCCCACCAGGCGGCCACCTTCGCCGTGGTCCTTGGCTTCTTTGCGGTTGTAGGCAAACGGCACGCTGCGGCCCAGGCGCGCCAGCTCGATGGCCACGGCCGAAGCCAGCACGATGCCCTTGTAGGCCGGGCCGAACAGCATGTCGAATTCGACGCCGCTGTGCACGATGGCGTGTGCATAGAATTGCGCCAGGCGGCCCAGCTTGCCGCCGTCGTCAAACAGACCCGCATTGAAGAAATAGGGGCTTTGCCGGCCCGCCTTGGTGGTGAATTCACCAAAACGCAACACACCGGAATCCAGCGCGAAGGTCACGAACTCGCGCGCAAGCTCGGCACGCGTGGTGTCGGGCAGTAGGGTGCTCATGGAAAAATCCTTGTTCAAACTCACCAGCCTGAATCTCAACGGCATTCGCTCGGCGACCACCAAAGGCCTGGAGCCCTGGCTGACCAAACTGGCGCCCGATTGTATTTGTGTGCAGGAAATGAAGGCCCAGCACGACCAGGTCGTCGGCAAGTTCGACGAACTGGCGGGTATGCGCGGGTATTTCCAGTTTGCCCAGAAGAAGGGCTATTCCGGCGTGGGCATTTACACCCGCCACGAACCCTCCGACGTGGTGATCGGCTACGGCTCGACCGAGTTCGACGCCGAGGGGCGCTACATCGAACTGCGGTTCGACACGCCCACGCGCAAGCTCTCCATCGTCAGCGCCTACTTCCCCAGCGGCTCGTCGGGCCCCGAACGGCAAGAGGCCAAATACCGGTTCCTGGCCGAAATCCTGCCCAGCCTCACGGCCTTGATCGGCGCCGGCCGCGAGTTCATCTTGTGCGGCGACCTGAACATCGCGCATCAGAAGGCCGACCTGAAGAACTGGCGCGGCAACCAGAAGAACAGCGGTTTCCTGCCCGAAGAGCGCGCCTGGCTGACCCAGCTGCTGGCCGATCTCGATCTGGTGGACGTCTACCGCCGCCTGCAGCCCGACACCACGGACGCCTGCTACACGTGGTGGAGCAACCGCGGCCAGGCCTGGGCCAACAACGTGGGCTGGCGCCTCGACTACCACCTGGCCACCCCCGCGCTCGCCGCGCTCGCGCGCACCGAGGCCATCTACAAGGACGAACGCTTTTCCGACCACGCGCCCATCACCATCGGTTACGACATGGCGTGGGCCTGAGTCCGCGGTGTTGCACCACCGCAACGCGTTAAGCGGCGACGCCTGGCTGCCGGGTCGGGCGCCACATGCACAAGATTGCGCATTCGCAGGCTTTGTCGTTTCAAACGCAGTTGCTATGAACTTGAGAGTAAACCTGGGTGCGTCTCACAATGAGAATGATGCGCAACAGGTAAAGCCTGGGATGCAGGCCGGGAATAAGAACGATCCGCACTAGCATTTCAATTCCCTGATGGCGTGGGGCTTTTCGAGTCCACGCCCGGGCCTTGTGTGCCGCGAGATCTTCATGAAACCTTCCTTTTTGCTTTCCCACCAGCGCGCCCTGTCGCCCGTCGCGCTGGCCGTCATGGCCCTGAGCACCACGGGCCTGGCCCATGCCCAGGACACCGCCGCCAACGGGGGCACCCTGCCTCAGGTTGAAGTCAAGGCCGAGGCCGGCTCGCCCGTCAAGGTCGAGCAGTCGGCCAACCCCAAGTTCACCGCGCCCTTGCTCGACACGCCCAAGTCCGTGTCGGTGATTCCCGAGCAGGTGATCCAGCAGACCGGCTCGACCACCCTGCAAGATGCGCTGCGCCTGACGCCGGGCGTCACGTTCGGCGCCGGTGAGGGCGGCAACTCGGCCGGCGACCGGCCGTTCATCCGCGGCTTCGACTCGCAGTCCGACATGTACCTGGACGGCATCCGCGACGTCGGTTCGCAAACCCGCGAGGTTTTCAACATCGAGCAGGTCGAGGTCATCAAAGGGCCCAGCTCGGCCTTCGGGGGCCGCGGTTCGGCGGGGGGCTCGGTCAACATCGTGTCCAAGACGCCCAAGGCCGAGAACTTCGTCACCGGCAGCGCAGGCCTGGGCAACGCCAAGTACAAGCGCGCCACGCTGGACGTGAACCACGTCTTCACGCCCGAGGTGGCCGGCCGCCTGAACCTGATGGTCAACGACCAGAACGTCGCCGGCCGCGATGCCGTGCAGTACAAGCGCTGGGGCATCGCGCCCAGCCTCACGCTGGGCCTGAACTCGCCCACCAAGCTGACCCTGAGCTACTACCACCTGCAGACGGACGACATGCCCGATGCCGGCGGCTTCCCCTACAGCAACCCGTTCGCGGCCACCAACGCCAATGCCTCCCTCAATGGCAACGGCAGCCCCATGGTGCCCAACCGCAGGAACTACTACGGCCTGGTCGACCGCGACTTCCAGAAGACCAAGGCCAACATCGGCACCATCGACCTGTCACACGACTTCGGCAACGACCTGGTCGCGCGCAACACGCTGCGCCTGGGCCGCACCACCAACAACTACCTGTGGACGCAGCCCGACGACAGCAAGGGCAACCCGCTGCTCTACGGCACGCTGTGGCGCCGCACCAACTCGCGTGCGGCCACCACCGACACCGTCATCAACGTCACCAGCCTGACCGGCAAAGCCAAGACCGGCAGCGTGGAGCACAGCTTCAACGTCGGCCTGGAGCTGAGCCAGGAAAAGACCAAGCGGGGCAGCTACACGCTGTCGCCCAACACCAACAACCCGCTGACCGGCAGCACGTCCTGCCCCACCACGGGTGCGGAGACGGGCTACAACTGCACCTCGTTCGAGAACCCCAACCCGTACGACCCCTGGTCGGCCACGCACACCGTCACCCGGACCGACCCGGCCAACGACGTGCGCGTGAAGACCAAGACCCAGTCGCTCTATGCGATGGACACGCTGACCATCACGCCGCAGTGGCTGATCAACGGCGGCCTGCGCTACGACCACTACGACACCCAGCTGCACAACCCCACGGCCGCCGGCACCCCGGCCGCGCCCAAGGACCTGCAGAACAAGAACGGCTTCTGGAACTACCAGGCCGGGGTGATCTACAAGCCCGTGCCCGAAGGCAGCATCTACCTGAGCTACGGCACCTCGTCCACGCCGCCCGGCATGGATGCCGGCGACGGCGCCGATGGCCTGAGCGTGGCCGTGCAGAACCTCAAGCCGCAGACCGCGCGCAACGTCGAGCTGGGCACCAAGTGGGAGTTGCTCGATCGCCAGCTGGCCGTCACCGCGGCCATCTTCAAGACCGACATGAACAACGCCCGCGTGACCGCCGAAGACGGCACCACGCAAAACATCGGCAAGAAGTCGGTCAAGGGGTTTGAGGTGGGCGTGGCCGGCAACGTGACGCGCCAGGTGCAGCTGTTTGGCGGCTACACCTACCTCGACGCCAAGCTCAAGAACCAGGGCTTTTCGAGTGGCGTGCCCTCGGCCGACAACGGCAACGTGTTCCCCAACACGGCCAAGCACAGCGCCAACCTCTGGGCCAACTACCAGCCCATCGCGGGCCTGAGCCTGGGCCTGGGCGCCACCTACGTGGGCAAGCAGTACGGCAACACCGCCAACACCAAGTGGATCCCGTCGTACGTGCGCTGGGACGCCATGGTCAGCTACGCGCTCAACAAGAACGTGACGCTGCAGCTCAACGTGCAGAACCTGACCGACAAGCTCTACTTCACCAAGGCGTACGCCTCGCACTACGCCGCCATTGCCCCGGCGCGCACCGCCACGCTGACGGCGAACTTCAAGTTCTGATGCCAGGCATGCCGCGCTCTGCGGCATGCAGTGATCAGCAGTATGGCCTGCTTCCCGTTTCAACATGAACGGGAGACAGGCCATACTGCTTTGACGGCTTGAAGCCTCTTCTCTGATTGCTCTTCCTCTCCGTGACAGCAGCGCGTCGCCTGACGGGCCGCGGGCTGGGGTGCCGCCGGTTTCACGCCGCGCTTGGCTGCTGCCCTGGCGCTCAGGCCCTCACTCCGCCACGACACCCGCCGTCTTGGCGATCTCGCCCCAGGCGGCCAGGTCGCGCTTGACCAGCTCGCCCAGGTCGTCCGGCGTGGACGGCGTGCCCAGGCGCACGTTCAGCGACTCGAACCGCTGCCGGTCCGCAGGCGAGGCCAGGATGGCGTTCACCTCGGCATTCAGGCGCGTCACCACCGGTGCGGGCAGGCCTTTGGGGCCGAACAAGGCCGTCCAGCTCGATTGCTCGAACGCCACGCCTTGCTCCACCAGCGTGGGCGCGTCGGCCGGCGGCAAGGGGCGCTGCTTTCCCACGGAGGCAATCGCGCGGATGCGGCCCGAGCGGATGTGCGGCAGCACCGACACCGAATCGGAAAACGCGATCGTCGTGTGTCCGGCAGCCACGTCGTTGGTGCACTGCACCGCCGTCTTGTAGGGGATGTGCCGCAGCTTCATGCCGGTCTTGGCGTTCAGGTAGGCCATGCTCAGGTGCCCGCCGGAGCCGATGCCCCACGAGCAGTACGACAGTTCGTCCTGGCTGGCGGCCACGTAGGCCTGCAGCTCTTTGACGTTGCGTGCCGGCACCGAGCTGGACACGATCAGCACGTTGCCGCTTTGCGCGCTGGGCCGCGCGATGGGCGTGAAATCCTGCAGGGGGTCGAACGGCAGCTTGGTGTGGGTCCAGGGGTTGATGGTGAACACCGCCGAGTAGGCGTACAGCAGGGTGTAGCCGTCCGGCGCGGCGCGTGCCACGGCCTCCGCGGCGATGATGCCGTTGGCGCCAGGCCGGTTGTCCACCACCACGGATTGCTTGAGGGATGCGCTCAGGCGCTCGGCGATGAGGCGCGCCATCTGGTCGGTCACGCTGCCCGCGCCGGAGGGCACCACCAGGCGGATGGCGCGGTTGGGGTAGGGCGTTTGCGCCCCGGCGCTGCCCATGCAAGCCAGGGCAAGGCACAGGCCGGTCAGGCTCACGGTGTGGTGGCGTCGCATGCGGGCGTCTCCGGTTGGTGGGTGGAATCCAGCGGGTCGAGTTGCTCCAGACGCGCCAGGTGCCAGGCGGCGTCGCCCAGCAGGTTGGCCTGCGCGGCCAGGGCCTTGTAGGCATGGCCGACTTCGGTCTCGTCCGTCATGCCGATGGCGCCGTGCATCTGCACGGCCTCTTCGCCCAGCTTGCGGCCGGCCTGTGCCACAAAGGCCTTGGCCAGCGAGGCGGCGCGCATGCGCCGGGGCGCGTCGTGGGTCAGTGCCGCGGCAGCGGCCTCGGTCAGGGCACGCGCCTGCGCCACGCTGACGAACAGGTCCACCAGGCGATGGCGGATCACCTGGTGCGCGCTCAACGGCCGGCCGAACTGCGTGCGCGTCACGGCGTAGGCCTGGGTCAGCTCGAAGGCTTTGTCCATGGTGCCCACGCTCATGGCGCACTGCATCACGGTCGCGGTGTCGAGGGCCGCTTCGACCTGGGGCCAGGCGCCGTGGAGCGGGCCCAGCAGCGCGCCTGGGTCGGCGGTGACCGCGTTCAGGCGCACGCTCGCCGTGCGCTGGCCGTCGTAGGTGGGCAGCGCGGCGATGTGCACGCCAGGCGCATCGGCCGCGATGCGGAACAGGCTCAGGCCCTCGGTGTCGCGCTGCCGGCCCCGGGTGCGGGCCAGCACCAGCAGCGTGTGGGCCGTGTCGGCGCCCAGCACCAGGGTCTTGCGGCCCGTCAGCACCCAGTGCCCGTCCTGCAGGCCGGCCTGGGTCTGCACGTCGAAGGCATCGTGGCGGCCTTGGATTTCCCAGGCGGCCAGGGCAAAGCGCGTTTGTCCGCTGGCCAGCTCGGCGGCCAGGTCGGGCGCCCAGGCGTTCAGCACGGGCGCACACAAGGCCGTGTTGGCCAGCCAGGGCTCGGGGACCAGGGCGCGGCCCAGCTCCTGCGCCAGCGCGGCCTGGTCCCCGTGCGAGCCCAGGCCACCCACCGCTTCGGGCAGGCCCAGCGCCAGCCAGCCCATCTCGGCGAAGGCGGGCCAGAGCGAGTCCGGGGCCGAGGCGCCGGGGGCGGCATTCAGGCTGGCCTGGCGCTGCTCAAAGCTGCAGCTGCGGTCCAGGTAGCGGCGCGCGCTGTCGAGCAGCATGCTGCGTTCATCGTTCGTCATGCGGCATACCTCCTCAAAGGCCCAGGACCTGTTTGGCCAGCATCTCGTGCTGGATCTCGCTCGACCCGCCGGCGATGGTGTAGCCGCGGGTGACGAAGCGGCGCGCCGACGCGGCGGGCGCGTAGGGCGAGCGGCCGGGCGCCAGCTCGGGCAGCTCGACGTGGGCGGCGCGGTCGCAGGCCAGGCTGTCGGGGCCGATGGCATCCACCGCCAGGTTCTCGATGTCCTGGATCAGCGTGCTGCCGATCAACTTGAGCATGCCGGTCTCGGGCCCCAGGCTGGCGCCGTCCTGCGCCTGCTGGCGAAAGCGCAGCACGGTGGCAGCCAGCGCTTCGAGCCGCACCTCCAGCTCGCGGTAGCGCTGCTGGAACCAGGGCCGCCGCGCCAGGGGCACGCCGGCCTCGTGCAGCTGCAGGCCGATCTGCCGCACCTTGGCCAGGCGCCGGCGGTTTTCGGCCACGCGGGCCAGGTTCAGGCGTTCGTGCTCGAGCAGCGACTTGGCGATGGTCCAGCCGGCGTTCTCTTCGCCCACGCGGTGTGCCACCGGCACCTCGACCTCGTCGAAGAACACCTGGTTGAACAGGCTCCAGCCGTGGATGCCGCGGATGGGCCGCACGCTGACGCCCGGCGTCTGCATGTCGATCAGCAGGCAGCTGATGCCCTCCTGCGGGCGCCCGCCGGTGTCGGTGCGCACCAGGCAGAAGATCCAGTTGGCGTGGTGCGCGCCCGAGGTCCAGATCTTGCTGCCGTTGACCACGTACACCTCCTCGCCGTTGGCATTGACGCGGCGCTCGGCCCGGGTCTTGAGCGAGGCCAGGTCCGAGCCCGCGTTGGGCTCGGAGTAGCCCTGGCACCACCAGTGCTCCTGGTTCACGATGCGCGGCAGAAAGTGCTGCTGTTGCGCCGGCGTGCCGTAGCGGATCAGGATGGGGCCCACCATGGCGATGGAGATGCCGCCGGATTCGGGCGCGTCGGCCAGCACCAGCTCGTCGTGAAAGACGGCGCGCTGCTCCTCGCTCCAGCCCGGCCCGCCCCAGGCCGTGGGCCAGTTCGGCACCAGCCAGCCCTGCTGGGCCAGGCGGGCCTGCCAGGCCTGCACCTCGGCCTTGCCGGGCTCCAGGCCCAGCCGCACCTTGTCGCGCACGGCCTGGGGCAGGGCGGCGGCGACGAAGGCGCGCACCTCGGCGCGAAATGCATGCAGATCGGTGTCGTTTGCGGTGTCGCGTGCGGTCATGCTCATGGTTGGGCCTCCATTGGCGTGCAGGCGTCGAACCACTCGCCCGGCGCGCGGCGGGTGTGGGCCGCGCGCAGGCCGCGCTTGACGGCGGCGATGCCTGGCGCCGGGTAGGCGGACACGGTCTGCGCCAGCTCGCGCGCCCGCGCCACCACGGCGTCGTCGGGCCGCACCTCGGTGGCGATGCCCAGGCGCAGCAGCTCGGCCGCGCCCACGCGGTCGCCCAGCAGGCACAGGCGCGCGGCCACGGCTTCCGAATGGCGCAGGGCCAGCCAGGCCACGTTGCGCGGCGCCGCCATGCCCAGCTTGATCTCGGCGATTTGCAAGAAGGCCGACTCGCCGCACACCAGCCAGTCGCCCGCTATCGCCAGCGCGGCGGCGCCGTTGATGGCGTGGCGCTCCAGGGCCACGATCCAGACCTTGCCGCTGGTCATCAGGCCCTGGTGCACGCGCAGCCACAGCTCGGCAAAGCTGACGCCGGCCGGGTCGGGGTGGGCCTGAATCGCCTTCAGGTCCAGGCCCGACGAGAACGCCCCTGCGGCGCCGCGCAGCACCACGACTTGCACGCCGTCATCGGCTTCGAGGCTGGCGATGGCATCGCCCAGTGCGCGCGCCATCGCCAGGTCGATGGCGTTGCGCTGCGCGGGCCGGTTCAGCGTCAGCTCGGCCCAGCCGGTGTGGCGGTCGATCTGCACGGGGGCGTCAAGGGTCGGGGTGAAGGTCGGTTCGGGGTTCATGCCAGAGCCTCTGTGCGAAGGGGTGAGGGGTGGATGCCGATGGCGCCGTCCTGGTGCATCTGCGCGATGTCGGCCGCGGCATAGCCCAGCTCGGCCAGCACGGCGGTCGTGTGTTCACCCAGCTGGGGTATGCGGCCAGGAGTTTTATGGGGCAAACGGGATTGCGTGATGCTGTCCATCGCGAAGGGCAGGTCGGGCACGCGGATCGTGCGCTCGCCCACGTCCACGGGCGCGAAGATGCCGCTGGCCTGCACGTCCGGGCTGTCCAGCACCTGCTGGTAGTTGCGCACCACGCCCACCACCACGTTGTGGCGCTCGAGCTGCTCGCGCGCGTCTTCGGCGCGCAGGGGACCCAGCGCGGCGCCCAGCGCGGCCAGCAGGGCAGGGCGGTTGGCCACGCGGCTGGCGTTGCAGGCAAAGCGTGGGTCGTCGGCCAGCTGGGGCTGGCCGATGGCGGTGCACAGCCGCAGCCAGTGGGCGTCGGTGGTGGCCGAGATCACCAGGTGGCCATCGGCCACGGCGACCACGTCGGCCGCGGGCGCAACCTTGGGCTGGCAGTTGC
Protein-coding regions in this window:
- a CDS encoding enoyl-CoA hydratase/isomerase family protein — translated: MNPEPTFTPTLDAPVQIDRHTGWAELTLNRPAQRNAIDLAMARALGDAIASLEADDGVQVVVLRGAAGAFSSGLDLKAIQAHPDPAGVSFAELWLRVHQGLMTSGKVWIVALERHAINGAAALAIAGDWLVCGESAFLQIAEIKLGMAAPRNVAWLALRHSEAVAARLCLLGDRVGAAELLRLGIATEVRPDDAVVARARELAQTVSAYPAPGIAAVKRGLRAAHTRRAPGEWFDACTPMEAQP
- a CDS encoding exodeoxyribonuclease III, with the translated sequence MFKLTSLNLNGIRSATTKGLEPWLTKLAPDCICVQEMKAQHDQVVGKFDELAGMRGYFQFAQKKGYSGVGIYTRHEPSDVVIGYGSTEFDAEGRYIELRFDTPTRKLSIVSAYFPSGSSGPERQEAKYRFLAEILPSLTALIGAGREFILCGDLNIAHQKADLKNWRGNQKNSGFLPEERAWLTQLLADLDLVDVYRRLQPDTTDACYTWWSNRGQAWANNVGWRLDYHLATPALAALARTEAIYKDERFSDHAPITIGYDMAWA
- a CDS encoding acyl-CoA dehydrogenase family protein: MTNDERSMLLDSARRYLDRSCSFEQRQASLNAAPGASAPDSLWPAFAEMGWLALGLPEAVGGLGSHGDQAALAQELGRALVPEPWLANTALCAPVLNAWAPDLAAELASGQTRFALAAWEIQGRHDAFDVQTQAGLQDGHWVLTGRKTLVLGADTAHTLLVLARTRGRQRDTEGLSLFRIAADAPGVHIAALPTYDGQRTASVRLNAVTADPGALLGPLHGAWPQVEAALDTATVMQCAMSVGTMDKAFELTQAYAVTRTQFGRPLSAHQVIRHRLVDLFVSVAQARALTEAAAAALTHDAPRRMRAASLAKAFVAQAGRKLGEEAVQMHGAIGMTDETEVGHAYKALAAQANLLGDAAWHLARLEQLDPLDSTHQPETPACDATTP
- a CDS encoding Bug family tripartite tricarboxylate transporter substrate binding protein, which gives rise to MRRHHTVSLTGLCLALACMGSAGAQTPYPNRAIRLVVPSGAGSVTDQMARLIAERLSASLKQSVVVDNRPGANGIIAAEAVARAAPDGYTLLYAYSAVFTINPWTHTKLPFDPLQDFTPIARPSAQSGNVLIVSSSVPARNVKELQAYVAASQDELSYCSWGIGSGGHLSMAYLNAKTGMKLRHIPYKTAVQCTNDVAAGHTTIAFSDSVSVLPHIRSGRIRAIASVGKQRPLPPADAPTLVEQGVAFEQSSWTALFGPKGLPAPVVTRLNAEVNAILASPADRQRFESLNVRLGTPSTPDDLGELVKRDLAAWGEIAKTAGVVAE
- a CDS encoding TonB-dependent receptor, giving the protein MKPSFLLSHQRALSPVALAVMALSTTGLAHAQDTAANGGTLPQVEVKAEAGSPVKVEQSANPKFTAPLLDTPKSVSVIPEQVIQQTGSTTLQDALRLTPGVTFGAGEGGNSAGDRPFIRGFDSQSDMYLDGIRDVGSQTREVFNIEQVEVIKGPSSAFGGRGSAGGSVNIVSKTPKAENFVTGSAGLGNAKYKRATLDVNHVFTPEVAGRLNLMVNDQNVAGRDAVQYKRWGIAPSLTLGLNSPTKLTLSYYHLQTDDMPDAGGFPYSNPFAATNANASLNGNGSPMVPNRRNYYGLVDRDFQKTKANIGTIDLSHDFGNDLVARNTLRLGRTTNNYLWTQPDDSKGNPLLYGTLWRRTNSRAATTDTVINVTSLTGKAKTGSVEHSFNVGLELSQEKTKRGSYTLSPNTNNPLTGSTSCPTTGAETGYNCTSFENPNPYDPWSATHTVTRTDPANDVRVKTKTQSLYAMDTLTITPQWLINGGLRYDHYDTQLHNPTAAGTPAAPKDLQNKNGFWNYQAGVIYKPVPEGSIYLSYGTSSTPPGMDAGDGADGLSVAVQNLKPQTARNVELGTKWELLDRQLAVTAAIFKTDMNNARVTAEDGTTQNIGKKSVKGFEVGVAGNVTRQVQLFGGYTYLDAKLKNQGFSSGVPSADNGNVFPNTAKHSANLWANYQPIAGLSLGLGATYVGKQYGNTANTKWIPSYVRWDAMVSYALNKNVTLQLNVQNLTDKLYFTKAYASHYAAIAPARTATLTANFKF
- a CDS encoding DUF4124 domain-containing protein produces the protein MMSAWGSRMMGGSRLTVLGGLLACASWVEAAPPGQPTTSSNAYTCIDASGRKLTSDRLIAACMDREQREISATGTVRIIPPRATAKELQAQEETRRVELEKVRAAQRERAAERALLSRYPNRPTFDAARVEALKLPTDAVQAAEQRIAGLMADRKKLDQEMEFYVKDPSRAPAELRRKFDINDSALEAQRLSIANQKAEATRINARFDQDLTKLQQLWR
- the pyrE gene encoding orotate phosphoribosyltransferase — protein: MSTLLPDTTRAELAREFVTFALDSGVLRFGEFTTKAGRQSPYFFNAGLFDDGGKLGRLAQFYAHAIVHSGVEFDMLFGPAYKGIVLASAVAIELARLGRSVPFAYNRKEAKDHGEGGRLVGAPLRGKVLIVDDVMSAGTAVRESIALIQEAGATPHAVAVAIDRQEKATENGRDVDHSAVQYVRQQLGLEVVTISQLDDVIRYLQDGAMPDALQHLGRVEAYRSRYGATG
- a CDS encoding acyl-CoA dehydrogenase family protein, which gives rise to MSMTARDTANDTDLHAFRAEVRAFVAAALPQAVRDKVRLGLEPGKAEVQAWQARLAQQGWLVPNWPTAWGGPGWSEEQRAVFHDELVLADAPESGGISIAMVGPILIRYGTPAQQQHFLPRIVNQEHWWCQGYSEPNAGSDLASLKTRAERRVNANGEEVYVVNGSKIWTSGAHHANWIFCLVRTDTGGRPQEGISCLLIDMQTPGVSVRPIRGIHGWSLFNQVFFDEVEVPVAHRVGEENAGWTIAKSLLEHERLNLARVAENRRRLAKVRQIGLQLHEAGVPLARRPWFQQRYRELEVRLEALAATVLRFRQQAQDGASLGPETGMLKLIGSTLIQDIENLAVDAIGPDSLACDRAAHVELPELAPGRSPYAPAASARRFVTRGYTIAGGSSEIQHEMLAKQVLGL
- a CDS encoding ParA family protein, yielding MTTVLVANPKGGVGKTTLSTNIASYWASRGRQVMLGDLDKQESSALWLSLRPATAAPIQAWRRSSDGKVLRPPPGTTHAVLDSPAGLHGKRLREVLEQVQKVVVPIQPSIFDIYATRDFLHELVGELGKRKAIVRLVGMRVDSRTVAAERLQEFIAMLDLNWVTNLRDTQLYVQLAAQGLGLFDVQGERYERDRAQWAPLAAWLDA